One Benincasa hispida cultivar B227 chromosome 5, ASM972705v1, whole genome shotgun sequence genomic window carries:
- the LOC120077726 gene encoding probable transmembrane GTPase FZO-like, chloroplastic, which produces MEMRVLHHHSVFRIHSSPLFLKSTPFFQIHPPLLKTSLRRHHRFPINSVSQNPFQSSESIPKTPEKPKPRTLFPSGFKRPEIKVPCVVLQLDAAEVLSGGDALDLIDRAVSKWVGIVVLNSGEGGGGKLYEAACKLKSVVGDRAYLLIAERVDIATAVNANGVVLSDQGLPPLVARNTMLDSMSDSLFLPLVARNVKSSISALNASKSEGADFLLYDFDEEKLDMTTDSVFKNVKIPIFILFSSYGENITFHEALKWLEFGASGLVISLQALRLLSTDAVGKLFDSIFTENGRKEDDVESANLSGLLNMGNGAFGTTQVAGFANLEDREKQVIETEKLVLREAINVIQKAAPLMEEVSLLNDSISQIDEPFMLAIVGEFNSGKSTVINALLGRRYLKDGVVPTTNEITFLRFSELNSNEQQRCERHPDGQYICYLPAPILNEMNIVDTPGTNVILERQQRLTEEFVPRADLLLFVISADRPLTESEVNFLRYTQQWKKKVVFVLNKSDLYQNSHELEEALSFVKENAAKLLNTEHVFVFPVSARSALDEKLSASLESGEVLSPSNSYWRSSSFHELENFLYSFLDGSTSNGMERMKLKLQTPVSIAERLLSAAETLVRQDIHFAKQDLASLNELVDGVRNYGTKMENESITWRRQASSLIDSTQSRIMKLVESTLQLSNFDIAAYYVLKGEKTTTLSATSKIQNDIISPALADAQKLLQDYESWLQSGNAHEGIVYQESLQKLWPSIVFPATQMHFETYELLKKVDDLSLKVIKNFSPSAASKLFDQEIREAFLGTFGGLGAAGLSASLLTSVLPTTTEDLLALGLCSAGGFLAISNFPSRRQQLVSKVKRTADGFARELEAAMQEDLNEAVRNLETFVSVISKPYRDEAQNRLDKLLEIQDELSNVGKKLQKLQNEIQNLHVS; this is translated from the exons ATGGAAATGAGAGTCCTCCACCACCATTCCGTCTTCCGCATTCATTCCTCTCCTCTCTTCCTCAAATCAACTCCTTTCTTCCAAATTCACCCTCCTCTTCTTAAGACCTCCCTTCGTCGGCACCACCGTTTCCCCATAAACTCAGTTTCACAGAACCCATTTCAATCCAGCGAATCGATTCCTAAAACCCCAGAAAAGCCAAAGCCTAGAACTCTTTTCCCAAGTGGGTTCAAGCGCCCGGAGATTAAAGTGCCCTGTGTGGTGCTCCAATTGGATGCAGCAGAGGTTTTGAGCGGTGGTGATGCTTTGGATTTGATCGACAGGGCGGTGTCCAAGTGGGTTGGTATCGTGGTGCTCAATAGCGGCGAAGGCGGTGGCGGTAAGCTCTACGAAGCCGCTTGTAAATTGAAGTCGGTGGTCGGAGACCGCGCTTATTTGTTGATAGCTGAGCGTGTCGACATTGCGACTGCCGTTAATGCCAATGGAGTTGTCCTCTCTGATCAAG GTCTTCCCCCTCTTGTGGCCAGGAACACCATGCTGGATTCGATGTCAGATTCCCTGTTTCTACCTCTGGTAGCAAGGAATGTAAAATCCTCAATTTCAGCCTTAAATGCGTCTAAATCCGAAGGAGCTGATTTTCTTTTGTACGATTTTGATGAAGAGAAGCTTGATATGACAACAGATTCTGTGTTTAAGAATGTAAAGATTCcaatatttatactattttcctcATATGGAGAGAACATAACGTTTCATGAAGCGTTAAAATGGCTGGAATTTGGTGCAAGTGGCTTAGTAATCTCTTTGCAAGCCTTGAGGCTGCTGAGCACTGATGCTGTTGGTAAATTATTTGATTCCATATTTACAGAAAATGGAAGGAAGGAGGACGATGTTGAAAGTGCCAATTTGTCTGGTTTGTTGAACATGGGCAATGGTGCTTTTGGAACAACACAAGTAGCTGGATTTGCTAATTTGGAAGATAGAGAAAAACAAGTCATAGAAACAGAGAAATTAGTATTGCGTGAGGCTATAAATGTTATTCAGAAAGCTGCTCCACTG ATGGAGGAGGTTTCGCTGCTCAATGATTCAATTTCACAAATTGATGAGCCATTTATGCTGGCTATAGTG GGTGAATTTAACTCTGGCAAGTCAACAGTTATTAATGCACTTCTTGGAAGGAGATATCTAAAAGATGGGGTTGTTCCTACGACTAATGAGATAACTTTCTTGAGGTTCTCTGAGTTAAattctaatgaacaacaacGTTGTGAACGACATCCAGATGGTCAATATATATGCTATCTTCCTGCTCCCATCCTTAATGAA ATGAACATTGTCGATACACCTGGTACCAATGTCATTCTGGAGAGGCAACAACGCCTAACAGAGGAATTTGTGCCTCGTGCAGATTTGCTGCTTTTTGTCATCTCTGCTGATCGCCCGCTGACTGAGAGTGAG GTTAATTTTCTTCGTTACACGCAGCAGTGGAAGAAGAAAGTGGTGTTCGTGCTGAATAAATCTGACCTTTATCAAAATAGTCACGAG CTGGAGGAAGCCCTATCCTTCGTCAAGGAAAATGCAGCAAAATTGTTGAATACTGAACATGTATTTGTATTTCCAGTATCTGCAAGATCTGCTCTGGATGAAAAACTTTCTGCATCTCTGGAGAGTGGAGAAGTCTTATCACCCTCTAATTCTTATTGGAGAAGCAGTAGCTTCCACGAACTTGAAAATTTCTTGTACAGCTTCTTAGATGGGTCAACAAGTAATGGAATGGAAAGAATGAAGCTTAAACTCCAAACACCTGTTTCAATTGCAGAACGGCTGCTTTCTGCAGCCGAAACTCTTGTGAGACAAGACATACATTTTGCCAAACAGGATTTGGCATCATTAAATGAATTAGTTGATGGTGTAAGAAATTATGGAACAAAGATGGAAAACGAAAGTATTACTTGGAGAAGACAAGCTTCGTCACTG ATTGATTCTACCCAATCACGGATTATGAAGCTTGTAGAATCCACTCTACAACTATCAAATTTTGATATCGCTGCCTATTATGTCTTGAAAGGGGAAAAGACTACCACTCTATCAGCTACCTCGAAGATTCAAAACGACATCATTTCCCCAGCACTAGCTGATGCACAA AAACTTCTCCAAGACTATGAATCTTGGCTTCAATCAGGCAATGCTCATGAAGGAATAGTATACCAGGAATCCTTGCAGAAGCTGTGGCCATCTATTGTTTTTCCGGCTACTCAGATGCATTTTGAGACCTATGAGTTGTTGAAAAAAGTAGATGATCTAAGCCTGAAAGTAATCAAGAATTTCAGTCCAAGCGCTGCTTCCAAGCTGTTTGACCAAGAAATTCGTGAAGCG TTTTTAGGAACTTTTGGTGGACTCGGGGCAGCGGGCTTATCCGCTTCGCTTCTAACTTCAGTACTTCCCACCACAACAGAAGATCTTCTTGCTCTTGGCCTTTGTTCTGCTGGCGG ATTTTTGGCAATTTCCAACTTTCCAAGTCGTAGGCAACAATTGGTAAGTAAGGTAAAAAGAACAGCAGATGGATTTGCCCGAGAGCTTGAAGCTGCTATGCAAGAGGACCTCAATGAAGCAGTTCGAAATTTGGAAACTTTTGTGAGTGTCATAAGCAAGCCGTATCGAGATGAAGCGCAAAATAGGTTAGACAAACTATTGGAGATTCAAGATGAATTGTCCAATGTTgggaaaaaactacaaaaactaCAAAATGAAATCCAAAATCTTCATGTATCGTGA
- the LOC120077727 gene encoding protein FANTASTIC FOUR 3-like isoform X2, producing MVSSLEKPFQSTTLMLRKEPSYPTSKFSNRKCEEEVEANSKHGENGEGWSFLESLSNGHQENKVYVHHSSTKLSKKSLEMCTESLGSESGSDMGENDISLLTLEVDDSRRYSTLLTQKKAIRKYITFPPPLTSISGSTGVRVKSYREDGRLVLKAMVCSTSPSSYFQAERSHGRLKLQLVKHIEKRVKEEDGEEVEEELNFVDDDGEEMGMENFGRLRNCSNGRCKQGRHKSKELLNWEPLWVST from the exons ATGGTTTCTTCTTTGGAAAAGCCTTTTCAGTCAACAACTCTAATGTTAAGAAAG GAACCAAGTTACCCCACCAGCAAATTCTCCAACAGAAAATgtgaagaagaagtagaagcaAATTCAAAACATGGTGAAAATGGTGAAGGGTGGAGTTTCCTTGAATCTCTCTCCAATGGACATCAAGAAAACAAGGTGTATGTCCATCACTCATCCACAAAGCTAAGCAAGAAAAGCTTAGAAATGTGCACTGAAAGCTTAGGCAGCGAAAGTGGGAGTGACATGGGTGAGAACGACATCTCTTTATTGACATTGGAAGTGGACGATTCTCGTCGATATTCGACATTATTGACTCAAAAGAAAGCCATTAGAAAGTACATCACATTTCCACCTCCATTAACATCAATAAGTGGCTCCACGGGCGTCCGAGTCAAGTCCTACAGAGAAGATGGGCGGCTGGTGTTGAAAGCCATGGTATGTTCTACTTCTCCCAGCAGCTACTTCCAAGCAGAACGTAGCCATGGGAGGCTTAAACTTCAGCTGGTGAAACACATTGAAAAGAGAgttaaagaagaagatggagaagAAGTTGAAGAGGAACTGAACTTTGTTGATGATGATGGGGAAGAAATGGGAATGGAAAATTTTGGAAGGCTACGCAATTGCAGCAATGGCAGGTGCAAACAAGGCAGGCACAAGAGCAAAGAGTTGCTCAATTGGGAGCCGCTCTGGGTTTCTACCTAA
- the LOC120077727 gene encoding protein FANTASTIC FOUR 3-like isoform X1: MVSSLEKPFQSTTLMLRKLFPQEPSYPTSKFSNRKCEEEVEANSKHGENGEGWSFLESLSNGHQENKVYVHHSSTKLSKKSLEMCTESLGSESGSDMGENDISLLTLEVDDSRRYSTLLTQKKAIRKYITFPPPLTSISGSTGVRVKSYREDGRLVLKAMVCSTSPSSYFQAERSHGRLKLQLVKHIEKRVKEEDGEEVEEELNFVDDDGEEMGMENFGRLRNCSNGRCKQGRHKSKELLNWEPLWVST; encoded by the exons ATGGTTTCTTCTTTGGAAAAGCCTTTTCAGTCAACAACTCTAATGTTAAGAAAG TTGTTTCCTCAGGAACCAAGTTACCCCACCAGCAAATTCTCCAACAGAAAATgtgaagaagaagtagaagcaAATTCAAAACATGGTGAAAATGGTGAAGGGTGGAGTTTCCTTGAATCTCTCTCCAATGGACATCAAGAAAACAAGGTGTATGTCCATCACTCATCCACAAAGCTAAGCAAGAAAAGCTTAGAAATGTGCACTGAAAGCTTAGGCAGCGAAAGTGGGAGTGACATGGGTGAGAACGACATCTCTTTATTGACATTGGAAGTGGACGATTCTCGTCGATATTCGACATTATTGACTCAAAAGAAAGCCATTAGAAAGTACATCACATTTCCACCTCCATTAACATCAATAAGTGGCTCCACGGGCGTCCGAGTCAAGTCCTACAGAGAAGATGGGCGGCTGGTGTTGAAAGCCATGGTATGTTCTACTTCTCCCAGCAGCTACTTCCAAGCAGAACGTAGCCATGGGAGGCTTAAACTTCAGCTGGTGAAACACATTGAAAAGAGAgttaaagaagaagatggagaagAAGTTGAAGAGGAACTGAACTTTGTTGATGATGATGGGGAAGAAATGGGAATGGAAAATTTTGGAAGGCTACGCAATTGCAGCAATGGCAGGTGCAAACAAGGCAGGCACAAGAGCAAAGAGTTGCTCAATTGGGAGCCGCTCTGGGTTTCTACCTAA